The Chrysemys picta bellii isolate R12L10 chromosome 5, ASM1138683v2, whole genome shotgun sequence genome includes a window with the following:
- the LOC135983683 gene encoding serine/arginine repetitive matrix protein 1-like, with protein MTTKEVAEKIELAKLEAEENERKHQRLLQLTKLKTEQRAREEKAKKEAHKREMELKKAKEEAHKRTMELKEKEMEEREKERKHELGLAKAKQAFTPIPVPKPSTRAPSGFPETQTKVVEPDPLPTTATAVVDPIPETQPKPVPEPELATQPAPEPLPALSPALANPSTTPMPEGTSEPDLAEAADNPTQEAQPEPEIPHSAPADSGSQSMETAPAPASLPEGPSPSPQSKEELMSPASREQFQAEQEADDSLQKAWAAARSTPPPLSSSNRSRFVVEQGLLYKETLSGGHQEDWHPQRQLVVPTKYRVKLLGLAHDHPSGHSGVNRTKDRLGKSFHWEGMGKDVAKYVQSCEVCQRVGKPQDQVKAPLQPLPIIEVPFQRVAVDILGPFPKKTPRGKQYVLTFMDFATQWPEAVPLSNTRAKSVCQALTDIFARN; from the exons atgactaccaaagaagtagctgaaaaaatagaactggccaaactagaagcagaagaaaatgaaagaaaacatcaaagactgcttcaattaacaaaactcaagacagagcagagagcaagagaagaaaaagccaaaaaggaggcccataaaagagagatggagctgaaaaaagccaaagaggaggctcacaagagaactatggagctgaaagaaaaagagatggaggagagagaaaaagaaaggaaacatgaactgggactagcaaaggctaagcaagctttcacccccatccctgttcctaagccgtccaccagggccccgtctgggtttccagagacccagacaaaggtggtggaaccggatcccctgccaacgactgcaacagccgtagtggatccaatcccagagacccagccaaagccagtcccagaaccggaactggcaacgcaaccagcaccagaaccattgccagcactgagtccagcgcttgcaaacccgtctacaactccaatgccagagggcaccagcgagcctgacctggcggaagcagcagataaccctacccaagaggctcagccagagcctgagataccacatagtgcaccagcggacagcggttcacagtcaatggaaacagccccagcacctgcatcgcttccagagggaccaagccccagtccacagtccaaggaggaactgatgtctccagcatcaagggaacagttccaggccgagcaggaagcagatgacagccttcagaaagcttgggcggcggcgcggagcaccccaccgcctctcagctcttctaaccgatcccgttttgttgtagaacaaggacttttatacaaggagactctttctggtgggcaccaggaagactggcatcctcaaagacagttggtagttcccactaagtatcgggtaaagctcttgggcttagcccatgatcatcccagtggccattctggggtgaacagaaccaaagaccggttggggaagtccttccactgggagggaatgggcaaggacgttgctaaatatgtccagtcttgtgaggtgtgccaacgagtgggaaagccccaagaccaggttaaagcccctctccagccactacccataattgaggtcccatttcagcgcgtagctgtggatattctgggtcctttcccaaagaagacacccagaggaaagcagtacgtactgactttcatggattttgctacccaatggccggaagcagtacccttaagcaacaccagggctaaaagtgtgtgccaggcattaacagacatttttgccagg aattaa